In Cydia strobilella chromosome 8, ilCydStro3.1, whole genome shotgun sequence, one DNA window encodes the following:
- the LOC134743745 gene encoding sphingosine-1-phosphate lyase: MSERPQPLKAINRLFEGREPWQIVTMTASSVLALVWAHSLYNAQEPVTSRLRKEFFRWLRSVPFVRRKIDDKMAEINRDFRADVTKRLAGLTVRRQLPEKGLTAEEVAEEVRDHLTLGAYDWKSGTVSGAVYHLSQEIAKVATDAYSLTAYTNPLHSDVFPGINKMEAEVVRMAANLFHGGDECCGTVTTGGTESIMMACKAFRDLAYSKGITNPQIVVPSTVHSAFDKAAQYLGLGVVTVKVDQNTMTVNVDDVRKAIGRRTCLIVGSAPNFPYGTMDDINALSNLALEYDVPLHVDACLGGFVAAFMPDAGHPVPVFDFRLPGVASMSADTHKYGFAPKGTSVVLYRKLEYRHCQYTVTTEWPGGVYGSPTVNGSRAGGLIAACWATMMFVGHARYVTMTDEILRVTKYIEAELRTVEGIFIFGKPATTVVAFGSDKFDIFKMAELMHKKGWSLNALQFPSGIHICVTHAHTQAGVAERFVSDVREAAGACLQASAGPVQGKMAIYGVAQEISDRSLVSDITKYFIDSMYYLPTAEDKL; the protein is encoded by the exons aTGAGTGAGCGACCACAGCCACTGAAGGCCATAAACAGGCTGTTTGAGGGCCGGGAGCCATGGCAGATAGTCACCATGACTGCCTCCTCGGTGCTCGCTCTAGTTTGGGCACACAGTCTCTACAACGCACAAGAAC CGGTCACAAGCAGACTCCGCAAGGAGTTCTTCAGATGGCTGCGATCAGTTCCGTTCGTGCGGCGCAAGATAGACGACAAGATGGCAGAAATCAACAGGGACTTCCGCGCCGACGTTACCAAGAGGCTTGCAG GCTTGACCGTCAGAAGGCAGTTGCCAGAGAAGGGTCTGACTGCAGAGGAGGTGGCTGAAGAAGTCAGGGATCACCTCACACTAG GTGCTTATGACTGGAAGAGTGGTACAGTCTCTGGTGCTGTATACCACCTAAGTCAAGAGATAGCCAAG gtgGCAACCGACGCATACTCCCTGACAGCATACACCAACCCTCTCCACTCCGACGTGTTCCCCGGCATCAACAAGATGGAAGCGGAGGTCGTGCGCATGGCCGCCAACCTGTTCCACGGGGGGGACGAGTGCTGCGGCACT GTAACCACAGGCGGCACAGAATCCATAATGATGGCCTGCAAAGCGTTCCGCGACCTCGCCTATAGTAAAGGCATCACCAACCCTCAGATAGTTGTACCTTCTACGGTACACTCGGCGTTCGATAAGGCCGCGCAGTACCTAGGCCTGGGCGTGGTCACGGTCAAAGTTGACCAGAACACTATGACGGTCAATGTGGATGATGTGAGGAAGGCGATTGGCAGGAGGACTTGTctg ATAGTCGGCTCAGCGCCCAACTTCCCCTACGGCACCATGGACGACATCAACGCCCTCTCCAACCTGGCCCTGGAGTACGACGTCCCCCTCCACGTGGACGCGTGCCTGGGGGGCTTCGTGGCCGCCTTCATGCCGGACGCCGGACATCCGGTGCCCGTGTTCGACTTCCGGCTGCCGGGGGTCGCTAGCATGTCCGCTGATACGCATAAA TATGGGTTCGCGCCTAAAGGAACATCAGTGGTGTTATACCGTAAACTAGAATACCGGCATTGCCAGTACACTGTCACCACGGAATGGCCAGGAGGAGTATATGGCTCGCCTACTGTCAACG GCAGTAGAGCAGGAGGGCTGATCGCGGCTTGCTGGGCTACCATGATGTTCGTGGGACACGCTCGATACGTTACGATGACGGATGAGATCCTCCGCGTCACTAAATATATCGAGGCtga ATTACGCACAGTGGAAGGCATATTCATCTTCGGCAAACCGGCGACGACGGTTGTCGCGTTCGGCTCGGACAAGTTCGACATTTTCAAGATGGCGGAGCTGATGCACAAGAAGGGGTGGAGTCTTAACGCCCTGCAGTTTCCTTCCGG gATCCACATTTGCGTGACGCACGCGCACACGCAGGCCGGCGTGGCGGAGCGTTTCGTAAGCGACGTGCGCGAGGCCGCGGGCGCGTGCCTGCAGGCCTCCGCCGGCCCCGTGCAGGGAAAG ATGGCAATCTACGGCGTGGCGCAGGAAATCTCCGACCGCAGCCTGGTCTCCGACATCACGAAGTACTTCATAGATTCCATGTATTATCTACCCACGGCGGAGGACAAACTATAA
- the LOC134743714 gene encoding nuclear envelope integral membrane protein, translating to MEGSQHLQILLLLVMISQAHSVSYDVHWLGGSQTIDRDISSTKQNIDIYCYRGTSKNILALWQTAKFHIRIKNDEFGQYLGSSPAEVYKEYTEDSYGWSVVSPFNKRTYRTVAIDLFNTTCMAINTKHRHSIELQIIRVDIWRVLLMFLGICTVFSSRALSGNPLFFYLCGVLVGVSASFMVLVYYISRLLPRKTLTYGVLIGGWTVGVYIFQQIWENIRNIVMSYQTYMFWYTLVVGFISFLVCYRVGPPRNQRSKNLVMWTLQGIGVLMMFFSSEYQEASTAVVAVCLTIKYFPQSVLNSIYGYWRRKFPPKPRLLTSEEYYEEGARETKEALESLRKYCSSPDCAQWRIMLKLNDSKRFASFVEGDSHLSDDEILDYESYAFSTDRRKPVANSTRIATLDISDDDITDDEM from the exons ATGGAGGGATCACAACACTTGcaaattttgttattgttaGTGATGATTTCTCAAGCTCACTCCGTGTCGTATGATG TGCATTGGCTGGGCGGCTCGCAGACTATAGACCGTGATATATCGtctacaaaacaaaatatagaCATTTATTGTTACCGGGGCACATCCAAAAACATCTTGGCCCTGTGGCAAACAGCTAAG TTCCACATAAGGATAAAGAATGATGAATTCGGCCAATACCTTGGCAGCAGCCCGGCCGAGGTGTACAAAGAGTACACGGAAGACAGCTACGGCTGGTCCGTGGTCAGCCCATTCAATAAGAGGACCTACAGGACGGTGGCTATAGATCTCTTCAATACTACATGTATGGCTATCAATACTAAACATAGGCACAGTATTGAGCTGCAGATTATTA GGGTGGACATTTGGCGCGTGTTGCTAATGTTCCTAGGCATATGCACTGTGTTCTCATCACGCGCGCTCAGCGGGAACCCATTGTTCTTCTACTTGTGCGGGGTTCTTGTGGGCGTGTCAGCTTCATTCATGGTGCTGGTGTATTATATCAGCAGACTTCTACCTAGG AAAACCTTAACATATGGTGTGCTAATCGGCGGTTGGACTGTCGGCGTGTACATCTTCCAGCAAATATGGGAGAATATCCGTAACATCGTAATGTCTTACCAGACATATATGTTCTGGTATACGCTGGTCGTGGGATTCATCAGCTTTCTGGTGTGCTATAGGGTGGGACCGCCGAGGAATCAACGGAGCAAGAACCTTGTCATGTGGACACTGCAG GGTATCGGCGTGCTAATGATGTTCTTCAGTAGCGAGTATCAAGAAGCGTCCACGGCCGTGGTGGCCGTCTGTCTCACCATTAAATACTTCCCGCAGTCCGTGCTCAACTCTATTTATGGATATTG GCGGCGCAAGTTCCCGCCGAAGCCGCGACTGCTCACGAGTGAAGAGTACTACGAAGAGGGAGCGAGAGAGACGAAAGAAGCTCTCGAGAGTTTGAGGAAGTACTGTTCGAGTCCGGATTGTGCGCAGTGGAGGATCATGCTCAAACTAAACGACTCTAAAAG GTTCGCATCGTTCGTGGAAGGCGACTCCCACCTGAGCGACGACGAGATCCTCGACTACGAGTCGTACGCGTTCTCGACGGACCGGAGGAAACCCGTCGCCAACTCCACCAGGATAGCCACGCTGGACATCTCGGACGACGATATCACGGACGACGAAATGTGA
- the LOC134743716 gene encoding ras suppressor protein 1 → MSHHPPVSCIPNTTKMSKAKKVIEEAREINNPEIDLVDKGISNLEEIPGLFTLANITRLSLSHNKISTVPAGLANLMNLEILNLANNYIEELPVSLSSLPKLRILNVSLNRLYTLPRGFGAFPVLEILDLTYNNLNEKTLPGNFFMMESLRALYLGDNDFELLPAEIGNLKNLQILSMRENDLIEVPRELGQLARLRELHLQGNRLVVLPPEIGSMDLASNKSVLRLEGNFWVPPIEDQLKLGPSHVLDYLKSETYRVLYSRHVSARPPPPPQTLDKSKKASRARS, encoded by the exons ATGAGTCACCATCCTCCAGTTTCCTGTATTCCAAACACCACGAAGATGTCGAAAGCTAAGAAAGTTATTGAAGAAGCGCGGGAGATAAACAATCCCGAGATAGATTTAGTGGATAAAGGGATCTCGAACCTGGAGGAGATACCTGGGTTGT tCACACTTGCCAACATCACCCGTCTATCCCTGAGCCACAACAAGATCTCAACCGTACCGGCTGGTCTCGCCAACTTGATGAACTTGGAGATCCTGAATCTTGCCAACAACTACATCGAAGAACTACCTGTCAGCCTATCTTCATTACCCAAGCTCAGGATCCTCAATGTATCGCTTAACAGGCTGTATACTTTGCCGAGAGGCTTCGGAGCGTTTCCAGTGCTGGAGATATTGGATCTTACGTACAATAACTTGAATGAGAAGACATTGCCGGGGAATTTTTTCATGATGGAGAGCCTCAGGGCTCTGTATTTGGGAGATAATGACTTTGAGCTACTTCCAGCTGAAATTGGGAATCTCAAGAATCTACAGATT CTATCGATGCGTGAGAATGATCTCATCGAAGTGCCTCGTGAGTTGGGACAACTGGCGCGCCTTCGTGAGTTACATCTGCAGGGCAACCGCCTCGTCGTATTACCACCCGAAATAG GAAGCATGGACCTAGCAAGCAACAAATCTGTGCTGCGTCTCGAGGGCAACTTCTGGGTGCCACCGATCGAGGACCAGCTTAAGTTAGGTCCCAGCCACGTCCTAGACTACCTGAAGTCTGAAACCTACCGCGTGTTGTACTCCCGGCACGTGTCGGctcgcccgccgccgccgccgcagacGCTGGATAAGAGCAAGAAGGCCAGCCGTGCGAGGTCTTGA